Genomic window (Candidatus Desulfarcum epimagneticum):
GCGGCCCGGATTGAAAAAGAGGCGACGGAAACGGGCAAATCCGAGTTTGTCCTCGAAGGCGAAATCCGAGACGCGTCCGGGGAGGCCGTGGCCGCGGCCCGGGGCGTTTACCAGCTTCGAAAAGTTTGAGGCGTTTTTCGCTTTTTCCCCCGCCCTTGACAAAAACGCAAAAATATCGGATATGAACGCTAAGACCGTCATGACCTTAAAATCAAGGAAGGAAACCTGTGATGAATCCAATCGCAAAAGAGCTGAACGAGACCATCCGCTCCGGCAACATGAACGTGTATGACATGCTGTCGGAGGTGGGCCAAAAACTTTTTTTCCCAAAGGGAATCCTGTCCCAAAGCGCCGAGGCAAAGGAAAAGGCCCACCGCATCAACGCCACCATCGGCATCGCCAAAGAGGACGGCGACATCATGTGCTTTCCGTCCGTGAAAAACGCCATGGGCGATGTCCGCCCGGAGGAAAGCCTGACCTACGCCCCCTCCTTCGGCATTCCCGCGCTTCGGGGCGCCTGGCGAAAATCCCTGTTTGAAAAAAACCCCTCCCTTGAGGGCAAAAACGTGAGCCTGCCGGTGGCCACCTGCGGCATCACCCACTCCATCAGCATTTTCGCCGACATGTGGCTGGACCCGGGCGATGTGGTGATCGCGCCTGAAATGATGTGGGGCAACTACAACATGATCTTAAACGTGAGAAAAAACGTCCGCCTGTCCCACTATGAGCTGTTTTCCCAAAACCGGGGCCTGAATCTGGAGGCGTTTGAAAACCAAATCAAAGCGGAGGCGTCCAAAAACAAAAAAATCACCGTTTTGCTCAATTTCCCCCAGAACCCCTCGGGATACACGGCCACAAAAGAGGAGGGGGAGGCCATCGTCCGGATTTTGACCCAGACCGCCGAAGCCGGGTCCCACGTGCTGGCTGTTTTCGACGACGCCTACTTCGGGCTGTTTTACGAGGACAGCGCCATGCGGGAGTCCCTGTTCGCCCGGCTGTGCGACGCCCATCCCCGGCTTCTGGCCGCCAAGCTGGACGGGGCCACCAAGGAAAACTATGTCTGGGGGCTTCGGGTGGGATTTGTCACCTACGGATGCCCGGCGGACGGAGACCCGGCCGCCTTTTACGAGGCCCTTGAGAAAAAGACCGCCGGGTGCGTGAGGGGAAACATCTCCAACGCCTCCCACCTGAGCCAGACCCTGGTTCTGAAATCCATGAACTCTGAGAGTTACGCGGCGGAAAAGCGGGAAAAATACGACACGCTGAAAAAACGGGCGATGAAGGTCAAAGAGGTCTTGAAAAACGAAAAATACGCCGACGCCTGGGAGCCTTACCCGTTCAACTCCGGGTACTTCATGTGCCTGAAGCTCAAAACCGTGGACGCCGAGACCCTTCGGGTTCATCTGCTGGACCAATACGGCGTGGGCCTGATCTCCATGGGAAAAACGGATTTGAGGGTCGCCTTTTCATGTCTGGATGAAAAAGACGTGACGGATCTTTTTGAAACCATATTCGCGGGAGTCAGGGACCTTGAATCCGGCTCGAAATAAAAACGGACGCGCAAAGCCCTTTGACTTTGCCCTGGCCGGCAAGTGGACCCTCAACTTCGTGGCCATCGGGATCATCGCCGGGGCGGGCTCCATCCTGTTCCATTACCTGTGCCAGCTCGGGCTGCATTATTTCATGGACATGATCGCCGGATACCGCCCCCCGTCCCCGGCGGGCGAGCATCACCTGCTGGCGCCCACGGCCCGGCCCTTTAACCGGTGGCTTTTGCTTTTCCTGCCGGCCTTCGGGGGCATTGTCAGCGGATGGCTGGTGTACACCTTCGCGCCGGAGGCCGAGGGGCACGGCACCGACGCCGCCATCAACGCCTACCACCA
Coding sequences:
- a CDS encoding conserved hypothetical protein (Evidence 4 : Unknown function but conserved in other organisms), which produces MNPIAKELNETIRSGNMNVYDMLSEVGQKLFFPKGILSQSAEAKEKAHRINATIGIAKEDGDIMCFPSVKNAMGDVRPEESLTYAPSFGIPALRGAWRKSLFEKNPSLEGKNVSLPVATCGITHSISIFADMWLDPGDVVIAPEMMWGNYNMILNVRKNVRLSHYELFSQNRGLNLEAFENQIKAEASKNKKITVLLNFPQNPSGYTATKEEGEAIVRILTQTAEAGSHVLAVFDDAYFGLFYEDSAMRESLFARLCDAHPRLLAAKLDGATKENYVWGLRVGFVTYGCPADGDPAAFYEALEKKTAGCVRGNISNASHLSQTLVLKSMNSESYAAEKREKYDTLKKRAMKVKEVLKNEKYADAWEPYPFNSGYFMCLKLKTVDAETLRVHLLDQYGVGLISMGKTDLRVAFSCLDEKDVTDLFETIFAGVRDLESGSK